The window GGACATGCAGATCAAACCCATCGGCACCGGTGATCATACCATCCCCCCCGACCGTAATAGAGCGCACCTTAACAGAATTCTTCACCCCTGTCGATGGGGGACCGATGGGGGACGTACTTAACTATTTAACTTACTCCCGATGTCCCCGGCCCCGCCGGATCACAGACCGGCTCTGAAGGCGTCAAAAACAACACGGACTATCAGAAAACAACGAAACAACAAGGAGCCGACACAGCCTTCTTTTTCATGAGTCCGTGCCTCCACGGCGCCTGACCGTGGCATGAATCATCACGTGAGACCTGTATCGAAACCTGTCGATTGGGGCATTTCGACCTCTCCCCTGTCACTTCGAACGTTCCCCCGTCACTTCGAACGCATGTGAGAAGTCTGAAAGATCCCTCGCTGTGCTCGGGACATGGATTTCTCGTCGCTACGCTCCTCGAAATGACAAAATTGCTTCGCTCCCCGAAATGACGGACCTTAAGGCGCTCCTCGAAATGACAAAATCGCTACACTCTTCGAAATGACACAATTGCGATGCTCCTCGACATGGATTTCTCGTCGCTTCGCTCCTCGAAATGACACAATCGCGATGTTCCTCGAAATGACACATAAAGGTCTCCATGTATGCTCCCCGGCCGCCCCTTTCAACCTGACGCATCACGGGCGTCCCCGTCCGGGTATGTCGAAGCGCTCTATGACGTCCATGTAGAACTGTTCCAGGTCGGGCAGGTTGTGCGTAAGTATCGACTTGAGGATGTCTTTGTCTATTTTCCGGTAATCGTGAATGGCGATGTTTCTGAATCCTGTCATGGCTTTCATTTTCCCGGCCATCGACGCTGATATGACATTCGACTGGTGGAGCAGATCAAAATGCTCCCTGATTGTTGCGGGCAATCCAAGTCCTTCCGAGGCGACAACATGGGAAGCGAGATCGATGGCGGCCTGGACGGCTCGCTGCAGGTTGAGAACGAAAATATCTTCCCTGTCTATATCCTCAAGGCTGTCGGGGTCACCTTTGGTGGTGTCCTGAATGCGCTTCAGGCAACGCTGGATGATAGCAACCTTCGCGAGGACAATGTCGCTTTCAGGCATGGATTCTTCCTCTGTGGATGTTTTTTTCGATTTCCCGGCGCTGGTACTTCAGGTCTTCATATTCGTTGACGGTGCGGGTGAAAAACGCTTCATAGGCCCTTCCGCGCCGGATGAGGGGGATCCCCTTTTTCAGCACCTGCATACGGATAATCGGCGACGCATCGTTGAGAAGCACCAGGTCGATTTCCCTGCCTGTCGCCTGTTCCAATGCCTGGCGGATAGCTTCGACCCGTTCCCGCGAAGGCGCCTCTCGAAACAGCAGAG of the Syntrophales bacterium genome contains:
- a CDS encoding DUF86 domain-containing protein is translated as MPESDIVLAKVAIIQRCLKRIQDTTKGDPDSLEDIDREDIFVLNLQRAVQAAIDLASHVVASEGLGLPATIREHFDLLHQSNVISASMAGKMKAMTGFRNIAIHDYRKIDKDILKSILTHNLPDLEQFYMDVIERFDIPGRGRP
- a CDS encoding nucleotidyltransferase domain-containing protein, yielding MQSFENSAKAQVERHDDIVLAFLFGSAAAGRETPASDLDIALLFREAPSRERVEAIRQALEQATGREIDLVLLNDASPIIRMQVLKKGIPLIRRGRAYEAFFTRTVNEYEDLKYQRREIEKNIHRGRIHA